A window from Brassica napus cultivar Da-Ae unplaced genomic scaffold, Da-Ae ScsIHWf_2939;HRSCAF=3724, whole genome shotgun sequence encodes these proteins:
- the LOC106389069 gene encoding LOW QUALITY PROTEIN: ATP synthase subunit beta, chloroplastic (The sequence of the model RefSeq protein was modified relative to this genomic sequence to represent the inferred CDS: inserted 1 base in 1 codon): MRINPTTSDPAVSIREKNNLGRIAQIIGPVLDVAFPPGKMPNIYNALVVKGRDTLGQEINVTCEVQQLLGNNRVRAVAMSATEGLKRGMDVVDMGNPLSVPVGGATLGRIFNVLGEPVDNLGPVDTLTTSPIHKSAPAFIDLDTTLSIFETGIKVVDLLAPYRRGGKIGLFGGAGVGKTVLIMELINNIAKAHGGVSVFGGVGERTREGNDLYMEMKESGVINELNLADSKVALVYGQMNEPPGARMRVGLTALTMAEYFRDVNEQDVLLFIDNIFRFVQAGSEVSALLGRMPSAVGYQPTLSTEMGSLQERITSTKKGXITSIQAVYVPADDLTDPAPATTFAHLDATTVLSRGLAAKGIYPAVDPLDSTSTMLQPRIVGEEHYETAQQVKQTLQRYKELQDIIAILGLDELSEEDRLTVARARKIERFLSQPFFVAEVFTGSPGKYVGLAETIRGFNLILSGEFDSLPEQAFYLVGNIDEATAKATNLEMESKLKK; this comes from the exons atgagaaTAAATCCTACTACTTCGGATCCAGCGGTTTCAATACGTGAAAAAAACAACCTGGGACGTATTGCCCAAATCATTGGTCCGGTACTGGATGTAGCCTTTCCCCCGGGCAAGATGCCTAATATTTACAATGCTCTGGTGGTTAAGGGTCGAGATACGCTTGGTCAAGAAATTAATGTGACTTGTGAAGTACAGCAATTATTAGGAAACAACCGAGTTAGAGCTGTAGCTATGAGCGCGACCGAGGGTTTAAAGAGAGGGATGGACGTGGTTGATATGGGAAATCCTCTAAGTGTTCCAGTCGGCGGAGCGACTCTAGGACGAATTTTCAATGTACTTGGGGAACCTGTTGATAATTTAGGTCCTGTCGATACTCTCACAACATCTCCTATCCATAAATCCGCGCCTGCTTTTATAGACTTAGATACAACCTTATCTATTTTTGAAACAGGAATTAAAGTAGTAGATCTTTTGGCCCCTTATCGTCGTGGGGGAAAAATCGGACTATTCGGTGGGGCTGGCGTGGGTAAAACAGTACTAATTATGGAATTGATCAACAACATTGCCAAAGCTCATGGTGGTGTATCCGTATTTGGTGGAGTAGGCGAACGAACTCGTGAAGGAAATGATCTTTACATGGAAATGAAAGAATCTGGAGTCATTAATGAACTAAACCTTGCGGACTCCAAAGTAGCCCTAGTCTACGGTCAGATGAATGAACCGCCGGGAGCTCGTATGAGAGTTGGTCTGACTGCCTTAACTATGGCAGAATATTTCCGAGATGTTAATGAGCAAGACGTACTTCTATTTATCGACAATATCTTCCGTTTTGTACAAGCAGGATCCGAGGTATCCGCTTTATTGGGTAGAATGCCTTCTGCTGTGGGTTACCAACCCACCCTTAGTACCGAAATGGGTTCTTTACAAGAAAGAATTACTTCTACGAAAAAGG CCATAACCTCTATTCAAGCAGTTTATGTACCTGCAGACGATTTGACTGACCCTGCTCCTGCCACCACATTTGCACATTTAGATGCGACTACCGTACTATCAAGAGGATTAGCTGCTAAAGGTATCTATCCAGCGGTAGATCCTTTAGATTCAACGTCAACTATGCTACAACCTCGAATCGTTGGCGAGGAACATTATGAAACTGCGCAACaagtaaagcaaactttacaacGTTACAAGGAGCTTCAGGACATTATAGCTATCCTGGGGTTGGACGAATTATCCGAAGAGGATCGCTTAACCGTCGCAAGAGCACGAAAGATTGAGCGTTTCTTATCACAACCTTTTTTCGTAGCAGAAGTATTTACAGGTTCTCCGGGAAAATATGTTGGGCTAGCGGAAACAATTAGAGGGTTTAATTTGATCCTTTCCGGAGAATTTGATTCTCTTCCTGAACAGGCCTTTTACTTAGTGGGTAACATCGATGAAGCTACTGCGAAGGCTACGAACTTAGAAATGGAGAGTAAATTGAAGAAATGA